One Mercenaria mercenaria strain notata chromosome 12, MADL_Memer_1, whole genome shotgun sequence DNA segment encodes these proteins:
- the LOC123535430 gene encoding transmembrane protein 121B-like: MGGRRQAQRCMHHWTTRTLCLTIVILQAVSMNWYLMNNLSYTWAAIYGADAFVTVLFVISFLMASRNINIEKHNQDLTFSDLQHLPLTYISWFVYSAVMDIKIAVIFRTFSTDLGEAFFFGPNTLKTTIALTGIVFLSYLPTLNDVQHGHRKDIITTLTSTVVFDILDGVDNLENLFEKDVRDTYPQGLDYAIIAACCINFLLPTVPLFTLAKTKFGLEKLPVKLEMLHKFAIAYLVNLPLFVTRMITWHGLSQGISIFLLKNIMAMGVVTFEVCEKLLFIKKGKEENKANDSHNKPVDRYLHNRSSL; encoded by the coding sequence ATGGGTGGTCGGCGACAAGCACAGCGATGTATGCACCACTGGACTACCAGGACGCTGTGTTTAACGATAGTGATCCTACAAGCAGTTTCTATGAACTGGTATCTAATGAATAACCTCTCATATACATGGGCAGCAATTTACGGCGCCGACGCTTTTGTCACAGTTCTCTTTGTCATATCGTTTCTCATGGCCTccagaaatataaatatagaGAAACACAATCAAGACCTCACATTTTCTGATTTACAACATTTACCGTTGACCTATATATCTTGGTTTGTTTACAGCGCTGTTATGGATATAAAAATTGCCGTCATATTTAGAACTTTTTCAACTGATCTCGGAGAAGCGTTCTTCTTTGGACCAAACACTTTAAAAACCACGATTGCTCTCACCGGGATCGTGTTCTTGAGTTATTTACCTACATTAAATGATGTTCAGCACGGACATAGAAAAGATATCATCACTACACTCACCTCTACTGTTGTCTTTGATATTCTAGACGGAGTAGACAACTTAGAAAATCTTTTTGAAAAAGATGTACGCGACACTTATCCACAAGGACTTGACTACGCCATTATTGCCGCGTGTTGTATCAACTTCCTGTTACCCACAGTTCCATTGTTCACGCTCGCTAAAACTAAATTTGGGCTGGAGAAACTACCAGTGAAATTAGAAATGTTACATAAATTTGCCATTGCGTACCTAGTGAATTTGCCTTTGTTTGTGACACGTATGATCACATGGCATGGCCTGTcgcaaggtatttctatttttctcCTCAAGAACATAATGGCGATGGGTGTTGTTACATTTGAAGTATGTGAAAAACTGCTATTTATAAAGAAAGGCAAGGAAGAAAATAAAGCAAACGATTCCCATAATAAACCAGTTGATAGATATCTTCATAACAGATCTTCATTGTGA